The Cucumis melo cultivar AY chromosome 6, USDA_Cmelo_AY_1.0, whole genome shotgun sequence genome includes a region encoding these proteins:
- the LOC127149678 gene encoding uncharacterized protein LOC127149678, producing MPPRRGARRGGGRGGRGAGRGQPEAPPVAPAVDPNAPVTQADLAAMEQRYQDMLQAALAPFLAAQQNQAAPAQAQAAPVPAQAVAPPAPEEAQPVPVQLSAEAKHLRDFRKYNPKTFDGSMDNPTKAQMWLTSIETIFRYMKCPEDQKVQCAVFFLEDRGTAWWETAERMLGGDVSKITWEQFKENFYAKFFSANVKHAKLQEFLNLEQGDMTVEQYDAEFDMLSRFAPDMVRDEAARTEKFVRGLRLDLQGIVRALRPATHADALRIALDLSLPERADPSKAAGRGSALGQKRKVETQPDVAPQRTLRSGGVFQRHRRELAAAGRTLRELPACTTCGRVHGGRCLAESGVCFRCKQPGHTADVCPRKPFETTPPQPSASQQGRVFATTRQEAERAGTVVTGRGRGKGKGKLASDPKLDRGGP from the coding sequence atgccgccacgtaggggtgcacgccgaggaggtggtaggggaggcagaggagccggtcgtggccagccggaggcgccacctgttgcaccggcagtcgacccaaacgcaccggtcacccaggcggatctcgccgcgatggagcagcgttatcaggacatgctgcaagctgctttggcgcctttccttgccgcccagcagaaccaggccgcccctgctcaggcccaggccgcccctgttccggctcaggccgtcgctcctccagcccctgaggaagctcaaccagtaccagttcaactgtcggccgaggcgaaacacttacgggatttcaggaagtataatcccaagacctttgacggatccatggacaaccccacaaaggcccaaatgtggttgacgtccatagagactattttccggtacatgaagtgcccagaagaccagaaggtgcagtgtgcagtcttcttcttggaggacaggggcaccgcctggtgggagaccgctgagagaatgctggggggcgatgtcagcaaaataacttgggagcagttcaaggagaacttctatgctaagttcttctctgcaaatgtgaagcacgccaagctgcaagagttcctaaacttggagcaaggcgacatgacggtggagcagtacgacgccgagttcgatatgctgtcccgctttgctcccgatatggtaagggatgaggctgccagaacggagaaattcgttagaggactcaggctagaccttcagggcattgtcagagccctccgcccagccacgcatgctgatgcactacgtatagcactggatttgagcctgcctgagagagccgatccgtctaaggctgccggcagagggtcagccttgggacagaagagaaaggtggagacgcagcctgacgtagcaccgcagcgaacactgaggtcaggaggtgtcttccagagacaccgacgggagcttgcagcagccgggaggactctgagagagctacccgcttgtactacctgcgggagagtccacggaggtcgttgcttagctgaaagtggagtctgcttcagatgtaaacagccggggcacactgctgatgtgtgtcctcggaaaccctttgagacgacaccgccccagccttctgcgtcccagcaggggagagttttcgccaccacccggcaggaggccgagcgagctggcacagtggtgacag
- the LOC103496794 gene encoding DELLA protein GAI-like, producing the protein MKRDHTQQSSNPAAAGKPKKWAVEEEEDHDKHLAALGYNVRLSDMADVALKLEQLEMVMGLSEEDGISHLSSNTVHYNPSDVSSWVQSMLVELNTPLQSQGIIHDPVLAIAESTSFSVAAAFTNDSEYDLRAIPGVAAFPQIDSSNPRKRFKKSDSESLLVTASSSTSSSSSSEPSRSVVLVDSAETGVRLVHSLLACADAVDNNNLNLAEALLKHIRFLVEAQAGAMRKVAGYFAQALTYRIYRFYPPKPFDYLSSYTDLLQMHFYETSPYLKFAHFTANQAILESVGSASSIHVVDFNLQQGHQWPPLIQAFALRPGGPPAFHLTGVRHTLEENSTDGLQEVGAKLAQFAEKFGMKFEFRGFFCNNLADLEPSILNLETETVAISSIFELHRLLAHSGAIEKVLTTIKELNPKIITVVEQVANHNGPSFVDRFTEALHYYSSLFDSLEGSPAGEEDVVRSEEYLGRQIYNVVACEGSDRVERHETVAQWRSRLSSSGFEMVHLGSNAFNQASTLLAALFGGGNGYRVEENNGSLTLGWHTRPLIATSAWTVAGGGESTRPS; encoded by the coding sequence ATGAAGCGAGACCACACCCAACAATCCTCAAATCCAGCCGCCGCCGGCAAGCCCAAGAAATGGGCAGTCGAAGAGGAGGAAGACCACGACAAGCATCTAGCTGCTCTTGGCTACAATGTCCGGTTGTCGGACATGGCGGACGTTGCTTTGAAACTGGAACAGTTAGAAATGGTAATGGGTTTGTCGGAAGAAGATGGAATTTCTCACCTCTCTTCAAATACAGTCCATTACAATCCTTCCGATGTTTCTTCTTGGGTTCAAAGCATGCTCGTTGAACTCAATACTCCGCTTCAATCCCAGGGAATAATTCACGACCCTGTTCTTGCCATAGCTGAATCCACTTCCTTCTCCGTGGCCGCTGCCTTCACCAATGATTCCGAGTACGATCTCAGAGCCATTCCCGGCGTTGCTGCTTTCCCACAAATCGATTCCTCCAACCCCAGAAAGCGATTCAAGAAATCTGATTCTGAATCCCTTCTTGTTACTGcatcttcttctacttcttcGTCGTCCTCGTCAGAGCCGTCGCGCTCGGTGGTTCTGGTGGATTCTGCCGAGACTGGTGTCCGTCTAGTCCACAGCCTTCTCGCCTGCGCAGACGCCGTCGACAATAACAATCTAAATCTCGCCGAGGCTCTACTCAAACACATCAGATTCCTCGTTGAGGCTCAGGCAGGTGCTATGAGGAAAGTCGCCGGATATTTCGCTCAAGCTCTCACTTACCGGATTTACAGATTCTACCCACCGAAGCCCTTCGATTATTTATCTTCATACACCGATCTTCTTCAAATGCATTTCTATGAAACTAGCCCCTATCTGAAATTCGCCCATTTCACTGCCAATCAAGCCATTCTCGAATCCGTTGGATCTGCTAGTTCCATCCACGTCGTCGATTTCAACCTCCAGCAAGGTCACCAATGGCCGCCGTTGATTCAGGCTTTCGCGCTCCGACCAGGTGGGCCTCCGGCGTTTCATCTTACTGGAGTCCGCCACACGCTCGAGGAAAATTCCACAGACGGATTACAGGAAGTGGGTGCGAAATTGGCGCAATTCGCGGAAAAATTCGGCATGAAATTCGAATTCCGTGGGTTCTTCTGCAACAATTTGGCCGATCTCGAACCGTCGATACTCAATTTAGAAACAGAAACCGTCGCTATAAGCTCCATTTTCGAGCTCCACCGTCTACTTGCCCATTCAGGCGCGATCGAAAAAGTTCTAACCACAATCAAAGAACTGAACCCCAAAATCATCACTGTCGTGGAGCAGGTCGCGAACCACAACGGGCCGTCGTTCGTGGATCGATTCACTGAAGCACTACACTATTATTCAAGCTTATTCGATTCGTTAGAAGGGTCGCCAGCAGGGGAGGAGGATGTGGTGAGGTCAGAGGAGTATTTAGGGAGGCAAATCTACAACGTAGTGGCGTGTGAAGGTTCTGACCGTGTGGAGCGGCATGAAACGGTGGCGCAGTGGCGGAGCCGGTTGAGCTCGAGTGGGTTCGAGATGGTTCATTTGGGTTCTAACGCATTCAATCAGGCGAGTACTTTGCTGGCGGCTTTGTTCGGCGGTGGAAATGGGTACAGAGTGGAAGAGAATAATGGGAGTTTGACGTTGGGATGGCACACTCGGCCGCTCATAGCCACCTCAGCCTGGACGGTGGCCGGAGGCGGTGAGTCGACTCGACCGAGTTAA